From Rhizobium sp. NZLR1, a single genomic window includes:
- a CDS encoding AzlD family protein has protein sequence MEFDLHMALVILAAAVATYATRIGGYILITRMKHIPPRMEAALNAVPAAVLTTLVAPAFFIGGWDSKLALVVALFVGLRVSHSWMLVAAWIVVMAWRHTIGV, from the coding sequence ATGGAATTCGACCTTCACATGGCGCTCGTCATCTTGGCAGCCGCGGTCGCCACCTACGCCACACGCATCGGCGGTTATATCCTCATCACCAGGATGAAGCACATCCCGCCGCGCATGGAGGCGGCGCTGAATGCCGTGCCGGCCGCCGTGCTGACGACGCTGGTCGCCCCCGCCTTCTTCATCGGAGGCTGGGATTCGAAGCTGGCGCTGGTCGTCGCCCTCTTCGTCGGCCTGCGCGTCTCGCATAGCTGGATGCTGGTCGCCGCCTGGATCGTCGTGATGGCGTGGCGCCACACGATCGGCGTCTGA
- a CDS encoding DUF2164 domain-containing protein: MKKIEFSKEAKTTIVSSIRRYFETELDQSIGVLPAEFLLDFFADEIGAHYYNQGLRDAHAALLKKMEDLAEDIYLLERDEKSKGTIP, encoded by the coding sequence ATGAAGAAAATCGAATTTTCGAAAGAGGCGAAGACGACGATCGTTTCCAGCATCCGCCGCTATTTCGAAACGGAACTCGACCAATCGATCGGTGTTCTGCCGGCAGAGTTCCTGCTCGACTTCTTCGCCGATGAGATCGGCGCTCATTATTACAATCAGGGCCTGCGCGACGCGCATGCGGCGCTTCTCAAGAAGATGGAGGACCTGGCGGAAGATATCTATCTGCTGGAGCGAGATGAGAAGAGCAAGGGCACGATCCCGTAA
- a CDS encoding GNAT family N-acetyltransferase: MSENEESEPGRRARLPDGVLVRAVCLSDAEEITDLINLPGYRAGTLRPPYQRVEEVRRNMENPTPGALNLVVTLDGRIVGNCGLNRLSGRRQHVASLGMGVHDDFTGHGFGQILLGAMVDAADDWLDVKRLELTVYTDNDAAIGLYEKFGFEREGLLRAFGFRSGEYVDAYTMARLRL, encoded by the coding sequence ATGTCTGAAAACGAAGAGAGTGAACCTGGCCGCCGAGCGCGCCTGCCGGACGGAGTTCTCGTGCGCGCCGTGTGCCTTTCCGATGCGGAGGAAATCACCGATCTGATAAATCTGCCGGGCTATCGGGCCGGAACCCTGCGGCCGCCGTACCAGAGGGTCGAAGAGGTTCGCAGAAATATGGAAAACCCGACGCCGGGCGCGCTGAACCTCGTCGTTACCCTGGATGGCAGGATCGTCGGCAATTGCGGCCTCAATCGCCTCTCCGGCCGCAGGCAGCACGTTGCGAGCCTCGGCATGGGCGTGCATGACGATTTCACCGGCCACGGTTTCGGACAGATCCTGCTCGGCGCGATGGTCGACGCTGCCGACGACTGGCTCGATGTCAAACGGCTGGAACTGACCGTCTACACCGACAATGACGCCGCCATCGGCCTCTACGAAAAGTTCGGCTTCGAGCGCGAAGGTCTGCTGAGGGCCTTCGGCTTCCGCTCAGGGGAGTATGTCGACGCCTATACGATGGCGCGGCTCAGGCTATGA
- a CDS encoding aminopeptidase P family protein codes for MFQSFDVTSTPQFGRDRVSALRATFDSLGIDGFLVPRADEFNGEYVPAGSERLAWLTGFTGSAGIALILRTQAIVFVDGRYVTQLAEQVDGSVFSGGDLVNEPPHLWLAANGAKGLRLGIDPWLHAGAEVRRLERALSEVGGTLVFLPHNPLDRLWSDRPAEPFGAVSIQNVAQAGLLASDKIVTIAADLAKKKLAAVLIADPSSVAWTFNIRGADVPHTPHPLARAIVHSDGRAELFLDKRKTGIEPEAYLAQICAQMPPSALEERLTVVSTDGGRVLIDPDIASYALAEIIRKAGGEVVEGADPAKLPRAVKNDVEINGSAAAHLQDGAAMVEFLYWLSQTKPGTVSEIAAAEHLEASRARVGQSMQNPLKDISFDTISGAGEHAAIMHYRVTTETNRMIEAGELFLIDSGAQYINGTTDITRTVGIGTVSEEHRRFFTLVLKGMIQISTARFPKGTRGCDLDPLARIALWRAGADFAHGTGHGVGSYLSVHEGPQRISRLSTQELLPGMILSNEPGYYRPGSFGIRIENLIYVRAAEEIDGGDAAMLGFETLTFCPIDRSLVIAELLTHDELHWFNDYHRRTCEVLMPLVHDHDVRAWLENATLPLEQDDFRPGRPKI; via the coding sequence ATGTTCCAGTCCTTCGACGTCACCTCCACGCCGCAGTTCGGCAGGGATCGGGTATCGGCGCTGCGCGCTACTTTCGATTCGCTCGGTATCGACGGCTTCCTGGTGCCGCGTGCCGATGAGTTCAACGGCGAATATGTTCCCGCCGGTTCGGAGCGCCTCGCATGGCTGACGGGCTTCACCGGCTCGGCCGGCATTGCGCTCATCCTACGCACGCAGGCGATCGTTTTCGTCGACGGGCGTTATGTGACGCAACTTGCCGAACAGGTCGACGGGTCGGTCTTCTCGGGCGGCGATCTCGTCAACGAGCCGCCGCATCTCTGGCTGGCTGCAAACGGCGCCAAGGGCTTGCGGCTCGGAATCGATCCCTGGCTGCATGCGGGCGCCGAGGTGCGCCGTCTGGAAAGAGCGCTTTCAGAGGTCGGCGGCACGCTGGTCTTCCTGCCGCACAATCCGCTGGACAGGCTCTGGAGCGACCGGCCGGCCGAGCCGTTCGGCGCGGTCAGCATCCAGAATGTGGCGCAGGCCGGCTTGCTGGCGAGCGACAAGATTGTCACGATCGCCGCCGACCTTGCGAAGAAGAAGCTCGCGGCGGTGCTGATCGCCGATCCGTCCTCGGTCGCCTGGACCTTCAACATTCGCGGCGCCGACGTGCCGCACACGCCGCATCCTTTGGCCCGCGCCATCGTCCATTCCGATGGGCGGGCCGAACTCTTCCTCGACAAGCGCAAGACCGGCATCGAGCCCGAAGCCTATCTGGCACAGATCTGCGCGCAGATGCCACCCTCGGCGCTGGAGGAGAGACTCACTGTCGTTTCCACGGATGGCGGCCGCGTGCTGATCGACCCGGATATCGCCTCCTATGCGCTGGCGGAGATCATCCGCAAGGCAGGCGGCGAAGTGGTGGAGGGCGCCGATCCCGCCAAGCTGCCGCGCGCGGTGAAGAACGACGTCGAGATCAACGGCTCGGCCGCCGCGCATCTGCAGGATGGGGCAGCGATGGTGGAATTCCTCTATTGGCTGTCGCAGACGAAACCCGGGACGGTGAGCGAGATCGCTGCCGCCGAGCATCTCGAAGCGTCGCGTGCCCGCGTCGGGCAGAGCATGCAGAACCCGCTAAAGGACATTTCCTTCGACACGATTTCGGGTGCCGGCGAACATGCGGCGATCATGCATTACCGCGTGACGACCGAGACCAACCGGATGATCGAGGCCGGCGAACTCTTTCTGATCGATTCCGGCGCGCAATATATCAATGGCACGACCGATATCACCCGTACCGTCGGCATCGGCACTGTCTCGGAAGAGCATCGCCGCTTCTTCACGCTGGTGCTGAAGGGAATGATCCAGATCAGCACGGCGCGTTTCCCAAAGGGCACGCGCGGCTGCGACCTCGATCCGCTCGCCCGCATCGCGCTGTGGCGGGCAGGCGCCGATTTCGCCCATGGCACGGGCCATGGCGTTGGCTCCTATCTCTCGGTGCATGAGGGGCCGCAGCGCATCTCCAGGCTTTCGACGCAGGAACTGCTGCCCGGCATGATCCTGTCGAACGAGCCGGGCTATTACCGGCCTGGCAGCTTCGGCATCCGCATCGAAAACCTGATCTATGTGCGCGCGGCCGAGGAGATCGACGGCGGCGATGCGGCGATGCTCGGCTTCGAGACGCTGACCTTCTGCCCGATCGACCGCAGCCTCGTCATTGCCGAGCTTCTGACCCATGACGAGTTACACTGGTTCAACGACTATCACCGCCGCACATGCGAGGTGCTGATGCCGCTCGTCCACGATCACGATGTCAGGGCTTGGCTCGAAAATGCGACGCTGCCGCTAGAACAGGATGATTTTAGGCCGGGTCGGCCTAAAATCTGA
- a CDS encoding AzlC family ABC transporter permease yields MTRADFVEGLRGGFAVALASAPFAALFGALAVENGMSLPEIALMSGTVYAGASQMVGIELFGHNVHAWLIVLSILAVNFRHVLYSAAMARYIGDFTPVQKFFTFFLLVDPQFAEAVKRGEAGLPVTFAWYLGFGIIIYIPWVLISVGGGLLGGFIGDPKAIGLDILLPAYFLGIVLGFRKRDNFLPVALVSAVASVLAYRYVGSPWHVSLGAAAGIVLAALLPLPQPGDLEADALQSEIHEV; encoded by the coding sequence ATGACTCGCGCCGACTTTGTTGAAGGTTTGCGGGGCGGCTTCGCCGTTGCGCTGGCGTCGGCGCCCTTTGCCGCCCTGTTCGGAGCGCTTGCGGTCGAAAATGGCATGTCGCTTCCCGAGATCGCCCTTATGAGCGGCACCGTCTATGCCGGCGCCAGCCAGATGGTCGGCATCGAACTTTTCGGGCATAATGTCCATGCTTGGCTGATCGTGCTGTCGATCCTTGCCGTCAATTTTCGCCACGTGCTCTATTCGGCGGCGATGGCGCGCTATATCGGCGATTTCACGCCGGTCCAAAAGTTCTTCACCTTCTTCCTGCTCGTCGATCCGCAGTTTGCCGAAGCGGTGAAACGCGGCGAGGCCGGCCTGCCGGTGACCTTCGCCTGGTATCTCGGCTTCGGCATCATCATCTACATCCCCTGGGTGCTGATCAGCGTCGGCGGCGGCCTGCTCGGCGGCTTCATCGGTGATCCCAAAGCGATCGGCCTCGATATCCTGCTGCCGGCCTATTTCCTCGGCATCGTCCTCGGTTTCCGCAAACGCGACAATTTCCTGCCCGTGGCACTCGTCAGCGCGGTCGCGTCGGTGCTTGCCTATCGCTATGTCGGTTCGCCCTGGCATGTCAGCCTCGGCGCCGCCGCCGGCATCGTGCTTGCCGCTCTATTACCGCTGCCGCAACCGGGTGATCTCGAGGCCGACGCCCTTCAATCCGAAATTCACGAGGTCTGA
- a CDS encoding dihydrofolate reductase family protein, with amino-acid sequence MRKVVAAAFVSLDGVMQAPGGPREDPTSGFTLGGWTVNYWDEPMSQFMGGIFTDPFELLLGRKTYEIFAAHWPFVGKDDPIGKVFNAVTKYVATTSQKPLTWENSVALRGDAAAEIARLKQQDGPDLLTQGSSGLLQTLLTHDLIDEFRLLTFPLILGTGKRLFGKGAKPEALKLTANTVSTTGVIMSVYARGGAIKTGTFELAQPSEAEIARRERMKREG; translated from the coding sequence ATGAGAAAAGTTGTTGCCGCAGCCTTTGTGAGTTTGGATGGCGTCATGCAGGCGCCTGGCGGGCCGCGGGAGGATCCGACCAGCGGCTTCACCCTAGGCGGCTGGACCGTCAATTATTGGGACGAGCCGATGAGCCAGTTCATGGGCGGGATCTTTACCGATCCCTTCGAACTGCTGCTCGGCCGCAAGACTTACGAGATCTTCGCCGCGCACTGGCCCTTCGTCGGGAAAGACGATCCGATTGGCAAGGTCTTCAACGCCGTGACCAAATATGTCGCGACCACCTCGCAAAAGCCGCTGACCTGGGAAAATTCCGTTGCGCTGCGCGGCGATGCCGCCGCCGAAATCGCCCGGTTGAAGCAGCAGGACGGCCCCGACCTCCTGACACAGGGCAGCAGTGGCCTGCTGCAAACCTTGCTGACGCACGACCTGATCGACGAGTTCCGGCTCCTGACCTTCCCGCTGATCCTCGGCACAGGCAAGCGCCTGTTCGGCAAGGGTGCCAAGCCGGAGGCGCTGAAGCTCACCGCCAACACGGTTTCGACGACCGGCGTCATCATGAGCGTCTACGCGCGTGGAGGCGCAATCAAGACGGGAACGTTCGAGCTGGCGCAGCCCTCCGAAGCCGAAATCGCCCGCCGGGAGCGGATGAAGCGCGAGGGCTGA
- the pncA gene encoding bifunctional nicotinamidase/pyrazinamidase: MALIKALLLVDIQNGFCPGGNLPVPDGDKVVAVANRLIDSGKYDLIVASQDWHPPGHGSFASAHPDAAAFEMGELSGKPQMMWPDHCIQGTLDAELHPALKSEEIDLIQQKGEDPDIDSYSAFRDNDRDASTGLSDFLEDQGVTDLDVCGLATDYCVKFSALDALEMMPGVRVRFIEDASRGITPEGVAAAIDEMRTHGIAIIDSAEVLVR; this comes from the coding sequence TTGGCCTTGATAAAAGCGCTGCTGCTCGTCGACATTCAGAATGGCTTCTGTCCGGGCGGCAACCTGCCGGTACCGGATGGCGACAAGGTGGTTGCCGTCGCAAACCGCCTGATCGACAGCGGCAAATACGATCTGATCGTTGCCTCGCAGGATTGGCACCCGCCGGGCCACGGCAGTTTCGCCTCCGCCCATCCGGACGCCGCGGCGTTCGAGATGGGGGAACTGTCGGGTAAGCCGCAGATGATGTGGCCCGACCACTGCATCCAGGGGACGCTCGATGCTGAACTGCATCCCGCGCTCAAATCCGAAGAGATCGACCTGATCCAGCAGAAGGGCGAGGATCCCGACATCGACAGCTATTCGGCCTTCCGCGACAATGACCGCGATGCCTCGACCGGCCTTTCCGATTTCCTTGAGGACCAGGGTGTCACCGACCTCGACGTCTGCGGGCTGGCGACCGATTACTGCGTCAAATTCTCCGCGCTCGACGCGTTGGAGATGATGCCGGGTGTCCGCGTCCGCTTCATCGAGGACGCCAGCCGCGGCATCACCCCCGAAGGCGTCGCCGCCGCCATCGACGAGATGCGGACGCATGGTATCGCCATCATCGACAGCGCCGAGGTGCTGGTTAGGTAG
- a CDS encoding 50S ribosomal protein L11 methyltransferase: MSEIRLYVTTTESRAEEILDLLSAVFGEEDFAIGTTEIDEKKDIWEASIYLMTEDEAEVHSRVEDALKASFPDARLEREVIPDVDWVVKSLEGLKPVRAGRFLVHGSHDRDKIRPGDIAIEIDAGQAFGTGHHGTTAGCLEVIDAVVRSRSVRNALDLGTGSGVLAIAVRKLRNIPVLATDIDPIATRVAAENVRRNSIASGIVTRTAPGFHSTAFSEHGPFDLIIANILARPLIRMAPKLATHLAPGGSVILSGILATQRWKVIAAYSGARLRHVRTIWRNGWVTIHFDRP, translated from the coding sequence GTGAGTGAAATCCGCCTTTACGTGACGACGACCGAAAGCAGGGCCGAAGAGATCCTGGACCTTCTGAGCGCGGTCTTCGGCGAAGAAGACTTTGCCATCGGCACCACCGAGATCGATGAAAAGAAGGACATCTGGGAAGCCTCGATCTATTTGATGACCGAGGACGAGGCTGAAGTGCACTCCCGCGTCGAGGACGCATTGAAGGCTTCTTTCCCCGATGCCCGGTTGGAGCGGGAAGTCATCCCTGACGTCGACTGGGTGGTAAAGTCGCTAGAGGGGCTGAAGCCCGTCAGGGCAGGGCGCTTTCTGGTGCACGGCTCGCATGACCGCGACAAGATCCGCCCGGGCGACATCGCCATCGAGATCGATGCCGGCCAGGCCTTCGGTACTGGCCATCATGGCACGACGGCTGGTTGCCTCGAGGTGATCGATGCCGTGGTGCGTTCGCGCTCGGTCCGCAACGCGCTCGATCTCGGCACCGGCAGCGGCGTGCTGGCGATCGCGGTGCGCAAGCTCAGGAACATACCGGTGCTCGCGACCGACATCGATCCGATCGCGACGCGGGTGGCGGCCGAGAATGTACGCCGCAACAGCATCGCGTCTGGCATTGTTACCAGGACCGCGCCCGGTTTTCATTCGACGGCGTTTTCCGAGCATGGTCCTTTCGATCTCATCATCGCCAACATTCTCGCCCGGCCGCTGATCCGTATGGCGCCGAAGCTTGCGACACATCTGGCACCCGGCGGATCGGTCATTCTCTCCGGCATTCTAGCCACTCAGCGATGGAAGGTTATCGCCGCCTATAGCGGTGCAAGGCTTCGTCATGTCAGGACGATTTGGCGGAATGGCTGGGTGACGATCCACTTCGATCGGCCGTGA
- the ligA gene encoding NAD-dependent DNA ligase LigA, producing MSTEGSAVDTLTIEEVAAELERLAKAIAHHDALYHGKDQPEISDADYDALKRRNDALEVRFPELIREDSPSRRVGAAPSVTFSPVVHARPMLSLDNTFSQEDVQDFVAGVYRFLGRLPDQSIAFTAEPKIDGLSMSIRYENGSLVTAATRGDGTTGENVTANIRTIAEIPNKLPKGVPAVVEIRGEVYMAKSDFLALNRQMEAEGKQTYVNPRNTAAGSLRQLDAKVTASRKLKFFAYAWGEMSEMSADTQFAMVQTFKDWGFPVNPLMKRLNSVADILAHYDEIGLERPDLDYDIDGVVYKVDSLQLQARLGFRSRSPRWATAHKFPAEQAFTEVEKIEIQVGRTGALTPVARLKPITVGGVVVTNATVHNEDYIKGLGNSGERIRPEDHDIREGDTVIVQRAGDVIPQILDVVMEKRAADAAAYEFPTTCPVCGSHAVREVNEKTGKMDSVRRCTGGFICRAQATEHLKHFVSRNAFDIEGLGSKQIDFFFENEDPSLQIRTAPQIFTLEERQLQSLTKLENIDGFGKVSVGKLYTAINERRSIALHRFIYALGIRHVGETTAKLLARSYGTYEAFATAMKEAAPLSGDAWNDLNAIDGIGEVVARAMVEFYKEPRNIEVITRLLEEVTPEEAEQPVTSGSPVAGKTVVFTGSLEKFTRDEAKARAESLGAKVAGSVSKKTDIVVAGPGAGSKLDKARELGVQTMDEDEWLALISG from the coding sequence ATGTCCACCGAAGGTTCCGCCGTCGACACGTTGACGATCGAAGAGGTTGCCGCCGAACTCGAACGGCTGGCAAAGGCGATCGCGCATCACGATGCGCTCTACCACGGCAAGGACCAGCCGGAGATCTCGGATGCCGATTACGACGCGCTGAAGCGCCGCAACGATGCGCTGGAAGTGCGGTTTCCCGAGCTGATCCGCGAGGACAGCCCGTCGCGGCGTGTGGGCGCTGCGCCTTCCGTCACGTTCTCGCCGGTCGTTCATGCGCGGCCGATGCTGTCGCTCGACAATACGTTCTCACAGGAGGACGTGCAAGATTTCGTCGCCGGCGTCTATCGCTTCCTCGGCCGTCTGCCGGACCAGTCGATCGCCTTTACCGCCGAGCCGAAGATCGACGGTCTGTCGATGTCGATCCGTTACGAGAACGGCAGTCTGGTGACGGCTGCGACGCGCGGCGACGGCACGACGGGGGAGAACGTCACCGCCAACATTCGCACCATCGCAGAAATCCCTAACAAGCTGCCGAAGGGCGTGCCCGCCGTCGTGGAGATCCGCGGCGAGGTTTATATGGCCAAGAGCGACTTTCTGGCGCTGAACCGGCAGATGGAGGCGGAGGGCAAGCAGACCTATGTCAATCCGCGCAATACGGCGGCCGGGTCGCTGCGCCAGCTCGACGCCAAGGTGACGGCAAGCCGCAAGCTGAAATTCTTCGCCTATGCCTGGGGCGAGATGTCGGAGATGTCGGCCGATACGCAGTTCGCCATGGTGCAGACCTTCAAGGATTGGGGATTTCCCGTGAACCCGCTGATGAAGCGGCTGAATTCCGTCGCCGACATCCTGGCGCATTATGACGAGATCGGCCTTGAGCGTCCGGATCTCGACTACGACATCGACGGCGTCGTCTACAAGGTCGACAGTCTCCAGCTGCAGGCCCGTCTCGGCTTCCGCTCGCGCAGCCCGCGTTGGGCGACGGCGCACAAATTTCCGGCCGAACAGGCCTTCACCGAGGTCGAGAAGATCGAGATCCAGGTCGGCCGCACCGGCGCACTGACGCCGGTGGCGCGGCTGAAACCGATCACCGTCGGCGGCGTCGTCGTTACCAATGCGACGGTGCACAACGAGGACTACATAAAGGGTCTCGGCAATAGTGGCGAGCGCATCCGGCCGGAGGACCACGATATCCGCGAAGGCGATACCGTCATCGTCCAGCGCGCCGGCGACGTCATTCCGCAGATCCTCGATGTGGTGATGGAAAAACGCGCCGCCGATGCCGCCGCATACGAGTTTCCGACGACCTGCCCGGTCTGCGGTTCGCATGCGGTGCGCGAAGTCAACGAGAAGACCGGTAAGATGGATTCGGTGCGCCGCTGCACCGGCGGCTTTATCTGCCGAGCGCAGGCGACCGAGCATCTGAAGCACTTCGTCTCGCGCAACGCCTTCGATATCGAGGGGCTCGGTTCGAAGCAGATCGACTTCTTCTTCGAAAACGAGGATCCGTCGCTGCAGATTCGCACGGCGCCTCAAATCTTCACGCTGGAGGAGCGGCAACTGCAATCGCTGACCAAGCTCGAAAATATCGACGGCTTCGGCAAGGTCAGCGTCGGCAAGCTTTATACGGCGATCAACGAGCGGCGCAGCATTGCGCTCCATCGCTTTATCTACGCGCTCGGCATCCGCCACGTCGGCGAAACCACAGCGAAGCTGCTGGCGCGCTCCTATGGCACCTACGAAGCCTTCGCGACCGCGATGAAGGAGGCGGCACCGCTTTCCGGCGACGCCTGGAACGATCTCAACGCTATCGACGGCATCGGCGAAGTTGTGGCGCGCGCCATGGTCGAGTTCTACAAGGAGCCACGCAATATTGAGGTCATCACCCGCCTGCTTGAGGAAGTGACGCCCGAGGAGGCCGAACAGCCGGTCACCTCAGGCAGTCCGGTCGCCGGCAAGACCGTGGTCTTTACCGGCTCGCTGGAAAAATTCACTCGCGACGAGGCGAAGGCGAGGGCGGAAAGCCTCGGCGCCAAAGTGGCGGGATCGGTCTCCAAGAAGACCGACATCGTCGTTGCCGGTCCCGGCGCCGGTTCCAAGCTCGACAAGGCGCGAGAGCTCGGCGTGCAGACGATGGACGAGGACGAGTGGCTGGCATTGATCAGTGGGTGA
- a CDS encoding 3'-5' exonuclease has protein sequence MKTIAIDFETANEQRGSACSVGLAWIEEGRVTRVEERLIRPRDMRFSGMNIAIHGIRPEHVEDAPEFPEVMDEFHEDISGATMIAHNAAFDFSVWRASLDLYRQSYPELSYLCSLKMAQRIWPHFLSHRLNLIAEHLGLRFVHHNAAEDAVVCAAAAIEMAKAVKANAVHAIPAMIGMKPGRLTARAYEPCTCRKG, from the coding sequence TTGAAGACCATCGCCATTGACTTCGAGACGGCGAACGAACAACGCGGCAGCGCCTGTTCTGTCGGCCTTGCCTGGATCGAGGAGGGCAGGGTCACGCGCGTCGAGGAGCGGCTGATCCGGCCGCGGGACATGCGCTTTTCCGGGATGAACATTGCGATCCACGGCATCCGGCCGGAACATGTCGAGGATGCACCGGAGTTTCCCGAGGTGATGGACGAATTCCACGAGGATATCAGCGGTGCGACAATGATCGCCCACAACGCCGCCTTTGACTTCAGCGTCTGGCGGGCGAGCCTCGATCTCTATCGGCAATCCTACCCGGAGCTTTCCTATCTCTGCAGCCTGAAGATGGCGCAGCGGATCTGGCCGCACTTCCTCTCACACCGGCTGAACCTGATCGCCGAGCATCTCGGCCTGCGGTTCGTTCACCACAATGCTGCCGAGGACGCCGTCGTCTGCGCTGCTGCAGCCATCGAGATGGCAAAAGCGGTCAAGGCCAACGCCGTTCACGCCATACCGGCGATGATCGGTATGAAGCCCGGCCGGCTGACGGCGCGGGCCTACGAGCCCTGTACCTGCCGGAAGGGCTGA
- a CDS encoding CreA family protein — protein MSKPRNLLLAAFSFAALSAGAVSAEVVGKVGVDWIGNDIIVEAVSDPEVKGVTCHVTYFDRSLIDRFKNGNWFEDPSNNSIACRQTGPIEIGSIDLSKDGSEVFRQGMSLIWKTLVVNRIYDKTNDTLIYLAHSRELTDGSAKMSISTIPLYGQNVTWKNGKPQ, from the coding sequence ATGTCCAAGCCGCGCAATCTTCTCCTCGCCGCCTTTTCTTTCGCCGCCCTTTCCGCCGGCGCCGTCTCGGCCGAGGTCGTCGGCAAGGTCGGGGTCGACTGGATCGGCAACGACATCATCGTCGAGGCAGTCTCCGATCCTGAGGTCAAGGGCGTCACCTGCCACGTCACCTATTTCGACCGCAGCCTGATCGACCGGTTCAAGAACGGCAACTGGTTTGAAGATCCCTCCAACAATTCCATCGCCTGCCGGCAGACGGGGCCGATCGAGATCGGCAGTATCGACCTGTCCAAGGATGGCAGCGAAGTATTCCGGCAAGGCATGTCGCTGATCTGGAAGACGCTGGTCGTCAACCGCATCTACGACAAGACCAATGACACGCTCATCTATCTCGCCCATTCCAGGGAGCTGACGGACGGCTCGGCGAAGATGTCGATTTCGACGATTCCCTTGTATGGGCAGAATGTGACGTGGAAGAATGGGAAGCCGCAATAA
- a CDS encoding chemotaxis protein CheW has protein sequence MNNNNAIKQSGAYLEIVSFHLGDQEFCIDIMAIREIRGWAPVTPMPHTPPYVLGLINLRGAVIPVIDMACRLGMKMTEPSERSAIIVTDIAGKLVGLLVEQVSDMMTIKSEDLQPPPEIIPEAQRAFCRGIVALEKTMVCFLNLDTVIADELTQAA, from the coding sequence ATGAACAACAATAACGCCATCAAGCAGTCTGGCGCTTATCTCGAAATCGTCTCGTTCCACCTGGGCGACCAGGAATTCTGCATCGACATCATGGCGATCCGCGAAATCCGCGGCTGGGCGCCGGTGACGCCGATGCCGCACACTCCGCCCTACGTGCTAGGCCTCATCAACCTGCGCGGTGCGGTCATCCCCGTCATCGACATGGCCTGCCGTCTCGGCATGAAGATGACCGAGCCCTCCGAGCGCTCGGCGATCATCGTCACCGACATCGCCGGCAAGCTGGTCGGCCTGCTGGTCGAACAGGTTTCCGACATGATGACCATTAAGAGCGAAGACCTGCAGCCGCCGCCGGAAATCATCCCGGAAGCCCAGCGCGCCTTCTGCCGCGGCATCGTCGCGCTCGAAAAGACCATGGTCTGCTTCCTGAATCTCGATACGGTTATCGCCGACGAACTGACTCAGGCGGCTTGA
- a CDS encoding SCO family protein yields MKSFRIAIWVGVLILAGVLGGLTLYPMKSKDVAVEAPFGVPFTLVSQSGQPITEQALRGKPTALFFGFTHCPEVCPTTLFELNGWMEKVDPKGDKLQAYFVTVDPERDTPEIMNGYVSNVSKRITGISGAPDKIAEVIKGFRVYAKKVPIDEKDPNGDYTMDHTASVFLLDSAGRFAGTIAYGENPDTAVKKLENLVSKG; encoded by the coding sequence ATGAAGTCATTTCGCATCGCCATCTGGGTCGGCGTCCTGATACTTGCCGGGGTTCTCGGCGGGTTAACGCTGTACCCCATGAAATCGAAGGATGTGGCGGTGGAGGCGCCCTTCGGCGTGCCCTTTACACTGGTTTCGCAAAGCGGACAGCCGATCACTGAGCAGGCGCTGCGCGGCAAGCCGACGGCGCTGTTCTTCGGCTTCACCCATTGCCCCGAAGTTTGCCCGACGACGCTTTTCGAGCTCAACGGCTGGATGGAGAAGGTTGACCCGAAGGGCGACAAGCTACAGGCCTATTTCGTGACCGTCGATCCGGAGCGTGACACGCCCGAGATCATGAACGGGTACGTTTCCAACGTCTCCAAGCGCATTACCGGCATATCAGGCGCGCCTGACAAGATTGCCGAAGTCATCAAGGGTTTCCGCGTCTACGCCAAGAAGGTGCCGATCGACGAAAAGGATCCGAACGGCGACTATACGATGGATCACACCGCCTCGGTCTTCCTGCTCGATTCGGCCGGGCGGTTTGCCGGAACGATCGCCTATGGCGAAAACCCGGACACGGCGGTAAAGAAGCTGGAGAATCTCGTCAGCAAGGGGTGA